A region from the Aphis gossypii isolate Hap1 chromosome 1, ASM2018417v2, whole genome shotgun sequence genome encodes:
- the LOC114123635 gene encoding uncharacterized protein LOC114123635 — protein sequence MWIKMKQYSIQNEEDINEILVNNMDDFNNVFELNKKNILQSNKKIMPGMDLILLKANLTPLQIQKTNSSKSLLRKNSKMYIVSCINIKNKKGEYFSSLIDDISENDRIIVINGVVLKQFSTCNSSILTVLVRPQDNSSVILFKYKTVLEKSNSLLEKNLSLLTGSGVYSLFGNVKKIERYDDEKLMYLRLQCCDKSCIKTLKYSNFVSEYKNNVNNKTSSGIKYDFYSNKINILVKSPSNDFISLSLNQRISLNNVKVKNIDDSDIFLLLMNGNSQNIKADPIEIGIINSLRPPTKHFPIPNELKPATRPKIKPLSSDVQLVLKDNTQKLSTIISSSETLPISFQQSEHNETTLLDSSNEDVVNVSPLNQEFSTSIMSIEKDNYVYNEASSFGQKKCNDNSLIQLSNKDISLYERKIFSQREISPSSSTDGSCSPSFFNTEPELLISSQETQSNNFKSNILNQPSQCIGPCRLIHTEPNIFVSNEIVSGYCTKCIAFVQKCFLKWSNQSSNMEYKCPKCSNIVHLTFFFIMNFLYGKNESQAIQVCCYNKHAEHVIKKISKKNIKLEEYLSNHSTRKLVINSIKSLISNKTKVNIIFCLSPSDNTNILMGIDTKYVVTSTTE from the coding sequence ATGtggataaaaatgaaacaatattCCATACAAAATGAAGaagatattaatgaaatattagtgAATAATATGGATGATTTTAACAATgtgtttgaattaaataagaaaaatatattacaatctaACAAGAAAATTATGCCGGGCATGGATTTAATTTTGCTCAAAGCGAACTTAACTCCATTACAAATCCAAAAAACTAACTCTTCAAAATCGTTATTGagaaaaaacagtaaaatgtatattgtaagttgtattaacatcaaaaataaaaaggggGAATATTTCAGTTCATTAATAGATGATATAAGTGAAAATGAtagaataattgtaattaatggAGTTGTACTTAAACAGTTTAGTACTTGTAATTCTAgcattttaactgttttagtTCGACCTCAAGATAATTCTTCAgttatcttatttaaatataaaactgtattagaaaaatcaaactcactacttgaaaaaaatctttCTTTATTAACTGGTTCTGGTGTTTATTCGTTATTtggaaatgtaaaaaaaatagaaagatATGATGATGAAAAGTTAATGTATTTAAGATTACAATGTTGTGATAAATCATGTATAAAAACTctcaaatattctaattttgttagtgaatataaaaacaatgtaaataataaaacatcttctggaataaaatatgatttttattcaaacaaaattaatattttagttaaatctcCAAGTAacgattttatttcattgtcaCTTAATCAACGAATATCTTTAAACAatgtaaaagtgaaaaatatagatgattcagatatatttttactacttatGAATGGAAatagtcaaaatataaaagctgATCCAATAGAaattggtattataaattctcTTAGACCTCCtacaaaacattttccaaTACCAAATGAATTAAAACCTGCAACCCGTCCTAAAATCAAACCATTATCTAGTGATGTCCAATTggttttaaaagataatactcagaaattaagtacaattatttCTTCATCGGAAACATTACCAATAAGTTTTCAACAGAGTGAACATAATGAAACAACATTACTCGATTCATCTAATGAGGATGTTGTCAATGTGTCACCACTAAATCAAGAATTTTCAACTTCTATAATGTCTATTGAGAAAGACAATTATGTTTACAATGAAGCTAGTTCATTTggccaaaaaaaatgtaatgacaactcattaattcaattatcaaataaagatatttcattatatgaaaggaaaatattttcacaaagAGAAATTTCACCAAGCTCTTCTACGGATGGTTCATGTTCTCCTAGTTTCTTTAACACTGAAccagaattattaatatccaGTCAAGAAActcaatcaaataattttaaatctaatattttaaaccaacCTTCACAGTGTATTGGTCCTTGTAGACTAATTCATACCGAACCAAACATATTTGTTAGTAATGAAATTGTAAGTGGGtattgtacaaaatgtatagcatttgttcaaaaatgttttctaaaatGGTCAAATCAATCTTCAAATATGGAATACAAGTGTCCTAAATGTTCTAATATTGTAcatcttacatttttttttataatgaattttctGTATGGAAAAAATGAATCCCAAGCTATACAAGTGTGCTGTTATAATAAACATGCTGAACatgtaatcaaaaaaatttcaaaaaaaaatataaaactcgaAGAATATTTATCAAACCATAGTACCAGAAAACTAGTGATAAATTCCATAAAAtcacttataagtaataaaacaaaagtaaatataatctttTGTCTTTCACCAAgtgataatactaatatacttatgGGAATAGATACTAAATATGTTGTTACATCTACAaccgaataa
- the LOC114123610 gene encoding trimethyllysine dioxygenase, mitochondrial isoform X1 codes for MADQLKIGKENVPINIIWLRDNCRCSECYDHDNNSRKITTRQFLKSINTKIQDYTQADNNLYIEWSDGHKSVYDTKWVIDTWTENKIKIEPITCFGEELEKLPTKVSYNNLTQKECLKELIKSILKYGVGIITNVEPTLEATEKLVRFIAQPQETNFGTMWTVGLNENHKDPAYLNGPLIVHNDSTYYNESTGLQVFHMFERDINGKGGLSTIVDGFKVAEILKQENPLHFKNLTEIEIESEYIEPGFHYKCKGPVIKIDPTTKEIYQIRFNIYDRSALPPSRANEFYKSYAHFLEILDREELYWKHGLKPGTVVIYNNWRVLHGRTSFTGKRVFGGCYLSMTEFLSKARTLKLIS; via the exons atggctgatcaattaaaaattggcAAAGAAAATGTTCCAATCAACATAATATGGTTACGTGACAATTgcag GTGTTCAGAATGTTATGATCATGATAATAATTCTAGAAAAATAACTACTCGACAATTccttaaatcaattaatactaaaattcaaGATTATACACAggcagataataatttatacatagagT ggtCTGATGGCCATAAATCTGTATATGATACAAAGTGGGTAATTGACACATggacagaaaataaaataaaaattgaaccaATCACTTGTTTTGGTGAAGAACTTGAGAAACTACCAACAAAAGTATCTTATAACAATCTAACTCAAAAAGAATGTCTAAAAGAattgataaaatcaattttaaaatatggtgtaggaattattacaaat GTAGAACCAACATTGGAAGCTACAGAAAAATTGGTTAGGTTCATAGCACAACCACAAGAAACTAATTTTGGGACAATGTGGACAGTTGGacttaatgaaaatcataagGATCCAGCATATTTAAATGGTCCATTAATAGTACACAATGATAGCACATATTACAATGAAAGTACAGG GCTTCAAGTATTTCATATGTTTGAAAGAGATATTAATGGCAAAGGAGGTTTAAGTACTATAGTTGACGGGTTTAAAGTAGcggaaatattaaaacaggAAAAcccattacattttaaaaatcttactgAAATTGAAATAGAATCTGAATACATAGAACCtggttttcattataaatgtaaaggacctgttataaaaattgatcctacaacaaaagaaatataccaaataag attcaATATATACGATCGCAGTGCGTTACCACCATCTCGTGCCAATGAGTTTTACAAAAGTTATGctcattttttagaaatattggaCAGAGAAGAATTGTATTGGAAACATGGTTTGAAGCCAGGAActgtagttatttataataattggagAGTATTACACGGTAGAACATCTTTTACGGGAAAACGGGTTTTTGGTGGATGTTATTTATCTATGactgaatttttaagtaaagcaaggacattaaaattaatatcatga
- the LOC114123610 gene encoding trimethyllysine dioxygenase, mitochondrial isoform X2, whose translation MADQLKIGKENVPINIIWLRDNCRCSECYDHDNNSRKITTRQFLKSINTKIQDYTQADNNLYIEWSDGHKSVYDTKWVIDTWTENKIKIEPITCFGEELEKLPTKVSYNNLTQKECLKELIKSILKYGVGIITNAKPTLEATEKLVRFIAQPQETNFGTMWTVGLNENHKDPAYLNGPLIVHNDSTYYNESTGLQVFHMFERDINGKGGLSTIVDGFKVAEILKQENPLHFKNLTEIEIESEYIEPGFHYKCKGPVIKIDPTTKEIYQIRFNIYDRSALPPSRANEFYKSYAHFLEILDREELYWKHGLKPGTVVIYNNWRVLHGRTSFTGKRVFGGCYLSMTEFLSKARTLKLIS comes from the exons atggctgatcaattaaaaattggcAAAGAAAATGTTCCAATCAACATAATATGGTTACGTGACAATTgcag GTGTTCAGAATGTTATGATCATGATAATAATTCTAGAAAAATAACTACTCGACAATTccttaaatcaattaatactaaaattcaaGATTATACACAggcagataataatttatacatagagT ggtCTGATGGCCATAAATCTGTATATGATACAAAGTGGGTAATTGACACATggacagaaaataaaataaaaattgaaccaATCACTTGTTTTGGTGAAGAACTTGAGAAACTACCAACAAAAGTATCTTATAACAATCTAACTCAAAAAGAATGTCTAAAAGAattgataaaatcaattttaaaatatggtgtaggaattattacaaatgcaa AACCAACATTGGAAGCTACAGAAAAATTGGTTAGGTTCATAGCACAACCACAAGAAACTAATTTTGGGACAATGTGGACAGTTGGacttaatgaaaatcataagGATCCAGCATATTTAAATGGTCCATTAATAGTACACAATGATAGCACATATTACAATGAAAGTACAGG GCTTCAAGTATTTCATATGTTTGAAAGAGATATTAATGGCAAAGGAGGTTTAAGTACTATAGTTGACGGGTTTAAAGTAGcggaaatattaaaacaggAAAAcccattacattttaaaaatcttactgAAATTGAAATAGAATCTGAATACATAGAACCtggttttcattataaatgtaaaggacctgttataaaaattgatcctacaacaaaagaaatataccaaataag attcaATATATACGATCGCAGTGCGTTACCACCATCTCGTGCCAATGAGTTTTACAAAAGTTATGctcattttttagaaatattggaCAGAGAAGAATTGTATTGGAAACATGGTTTGAAGCCAGGAActgtagttatttataataattggagAGTATTACACGGTAGAACATCTTTTACGGGAAAACGGGTTTTTGGTGGATGTTATTTATCTATGactgaatttttaagtaaagcaaggacattaaaattaatatcatga
- the LOC114123609 gene encoding ADP-ribose pyrophosphatase, mitochondrial isoform X2 — protein sequence MLAKIMFHIKCRNNVYPKTDGKIIRFHVPDDKVSWNAQYPMYNPTLFTSTCVVGQPWADLNLSEFDSQPSWNTIDGYVNRISSTGIYKIKNGYPLNPCGRTGIIGRGILGRWGPNHAADPIVTRWKKSNNEYVFDKNSGKPILQFVAIQREDSSEWALPGGMVDPGEVISTTLKREFMEEALDLLQKSEEDVIKIRKEIEKIFNEGIEVYRGYVDDPRNTDNAWMETIATLFHDEKGVNVGILKLQAGDDAIGVKWVDLDKNLKLYANHTSFLEEIATRLKCHW from the coding sequence ATGCTCGCCAAAATCATGTTCCACATTAAATGTAGAAACAATGTGTATCCTAAAACAGATGGAAAAATTATTCGATTTCATGTACCAGATGATAAAGTTAGTTGGAATGCACAATATCCGATGTATAATCCAACATTGTTTACATCTACATGTGTAGTTGGTCAACCATGGGCTGATCTAAATTTGAGTGAATTTGACTCCCAACCCAGTTGGAATACTATTGATGGTTATGTTAATAGAATTAGTTCGActggaatttataaaattaaaaatggctATCCTTTGAATCCTTGTGGTCGAACTGGCATAATTGGCCGTGGAATTCTTGGACGTTGGGGCCCAAATCATGCGGCTGATCCCATTGTTACTCGTTGGAAAAAATCTAACAATGAAtatgtatttgataaaaacagtGGTAAACCTATTCTTCAATTTGTTGCTATTCAAAGGGAAGATTCCAGTGAGTGGGCATTGCCTGGTGGTATGGTTGATCCTGGAGAAGTAATTTCAACAACTTTGAAAAGAGAATTTATGGAAGAAGCTTTGGACTTGTTGCAAAAATCTGAAGaagatgttataaaaataagaaaagaaatagaaaaaatatttaatgaaggCATAGAAGTTTATCGTGGATATGTTGATGATCCTAGAAACACTGATAATGCTTGGATGGAAACTATTGCAACTCTTTTTCATGATGAGAAAGGAGTTAATGTTGGAATATTAAAACTTCAGGCAGGAGATGATGCAATTGGAGTAAAATGGGtagatttagataaaaatctaaaattatatgccAATCATACATCATTTTTAGAAGAAATTGCTACTAGATTAAAATGTCATTGGTGA
- the LOC114123609 gene encoding condensin-2 complex subunit H2 isoform X1, with protein sequence MNNISKNESSVEVSVRKYQDDSDFDEAFKNLLRPIESIIKKKQCEPLQYDLIKDLDSFLNHLKLSTDEGALVFVEAALMIQNVILIYQKRVDQLIDVMMKLIGKFRAYRINENIEVDYDAENDAGNKKKKKEKKVKFYSSFEPIKGQIFGTLKIFDCKVINLSKKPPVQRIVLNANIKVDNKYSKILPYICIGNGENIGKKYDYMINFPLNRDLAVNEEFDCPTNADSKSATPLNYRKSTDPLPMNLMEVDEIDEIHPSTPDPVIFDQTVTDEVCVANAMLPNPVNILNVSQIPQNTDDVWTPILNAKDNNYVDKPCVKKKGSKKEDGGMWLPTYTIAELTCQMFRLKSGLYADHVFRQLIHDALEVQRSETAKIKKKRIIAEEKERFDYHDKEMEEKLKNGDEPGFIGFDNPIHDDNDLFENVDQQENEEPIEDANIENFQSYQRNAIEMQKHEQNQIEMMNEQLKMRQRVQEWHNNLRPILEEEEKRTEFDVHEYGTRILSCFEFIGEKKLFRELVGGLDKEEVARYFLSLLMMVNTYNLDISNDISENDILITLLKKERHHEELQVNIGNQVNQEQN encoded by the exons AtgaacaatatttcaaaaaatgaatcAAGTG tgGAAGTTTCTGTACGTAAATATCAAGACGATAGTGATTTTGATgaagcatttaaaaatttattacgaCCTAttgaatcaattataaaaaagaagcaATGTGAACCTCTTCAATATGATCTTATCAAG GATTTGGattcatttttgaatcacttaaaattatcaactgaTGAAGGTGCCTTAGTATTTGTAGAAGCTGCATTAATGattcaaaatgttatacttatttatcaaaaaagagTTGATCAACTAATTGATGTCATGATGAAACTTATTGGGAAATTCCGTGCTTA tcgaataaatgaaaatattgaagtagATTATGATGCAGAGAACGATgctggaaataaaaaaaagaaaaaagaaaagaaggttaaattttattcttctTTTGAGCCAATCAAAGGTCAAATTTTTGGaacat tgaaaatttttgattgtaaagtaataaatttgagTAAAAAACCACCTGTACAAAGAATTGTACTAAATGCCAACATAAAAGTAGATAATAAGTACTCTAAAATATTGCcttatatttgtattggaAACGGAGAAAATATTGGAAAGAAATATGACTAtat gataaATTTTCCTTTAAATCGTGATTTGGCTGTAAATGAAGAATTTGATTGTCCCACTAATGCAGATTCAAAATCAGCAACTCCTCTAAATTATCGAAAAAGCACTGAccca ttaccaatgaatttaatggAAGTAGATGAAATTGATGAAATACATCCAAGTACTCCAGATCCAGTCATTTTTGATCAGACTGTTACTGATGAAGTTTGTGTTGCTAATGCAATGTTaccaaa tccagtaaatatattgaatgttAGTCAAATACCTCAAAATACTGATGACGTATGGACTCCAATTTTAAATGCTaaggataataattatgtagacAAACCTTGTGTAAAGAAAAAAGGATCTAAAAAGGAA GATGGTGGAATGTGGTTACCAACATATACTATTGCAGAATTAACATGTCAAATGTTTAGATTAAAATCTGGTTTATATGCTGATCACGTATTTAGACAACTTATCCATGATGCACTGGAAGTTCAAAGATCTGAAAcagctaaaattaaaaaaaaacgtataatag CTGAAGAAAAAGAACGATTTGACT ATCATGATAAAGAAATGGAAGAAAAATTGAAGAATGGTg ATGAACCAGGATTTATAGGGTTTGATAATCCAATTCATGATGACAATgacttatttgaaaatgttgaccAACAAGAAAATGAAGAACCAATTGAGGATGCCAATATCGAAAATTTTCAATCATATCAGAGAAATGCAATTGAGATGCAGAAACATGAACAAAATCAAATAGAAAtg atgaaTGAACAATTGAAAATGCGACAACGAGTACAAGAATGGCATAATAACCTGCGTCCTATATtggaagaagaagaaaaaagaaCAGAGTTTGATGTACATGAATATGGAACACGTATATTAAGCTGCTTTGAATTTataggagaaaaaaaattatttagagaaTTAGTTGGAGGACTAGACAAAGAAGAAGTTGCTCGATATTTTTTGTCTTTATTAATGATGgttaatacgtataatttggATATATCAAATGACATTTctgaaaatgatatattaataacacttTTAAAGAAAGAAAGACATCACGAAGAACTTCAAGTTAATATTGGTAATCAGGTGAATCAAGAACAAAATTAA